The Urbifossiella limnaea nucleotide sequence GTGCGGTCAACGTGAACGGGCTGGAGTTCCAGTTGGCCGTGGTCGGGGCCGGCGAGGACGTACCGGCCGCCGCCGCGATCCTGTCAGACGGCACCTACGTCGTCGTGTGGCAGGCGTTCGAGGAGGCCGACGACGCGAGCGGGTTCGGAGTCTACGGCCAGCGGGTCGCCGCCGACGGCACCCTGATCGGGGCGAAGTTTCTGGTCAACACCACGACGCTCGGCTACCAGAGCCACCCGGCCGTCGCGGCCTTGCCGGGCAACGGCTTCGTGGTGGTGTGGCAGACCGAGACGCGGACCGCGAACGGCTACGACGTCGTCGGCCGGGTCTTCACCCAGGACGGGGCCGGCGCCCTCGTTCCGGGGGCCGAGTTCGTGGTGAATGAGGCCACCCTGACCGGACATCAGACCGCCCCGGCGGTCGCCTCGGACGCGGCCGGCAACTTCGTCGTGGTCTGGCAGTCGGACGCCCAGGACGCGACCGAGGACTTGACCGAGATCTACGGCCGCCGGTTCGCGACGAGCGGCACCACCGCGACCCCGCTCGCGGCGGAGTTCCGGGTGAACACCGAGACGGCCACGACCCAGTACTCGCCGCAGGTGGCGATGAACGCGGCCGGCCAGTTCGCCGTCGCGTGGGTGAGCGACCACAACGTCGTCAACGACCCGACGGACACCGAGAAGAGCGTCTTCGTCCGCTGGTACGGGGCCGACGGGGTGGCCCCGAACCCCGAATTCCTGGCGAACGTGTACACCAAGGACGCGCAGGAGCACCCGGCCATCGGGATCGACGCGGCCGGCGACCTCGTGGTTGCCTGGCAGAGCATCAACCAGGCGACCGGCACGGGCGTGTCGTGGGACGTGTTCGCCCGCCAGTTCCGCCCGGACGGCACCTCCCCGCAGGCCCAGGAGTTCCAGGTCAACGAGACGGTCGCCGCCCCGCAGCGGTTCCCGGCGGTCGGCGTGGACGGGGCCGGCCGGTTCGCGATCGCCTGGCAGACGATCAACCAGGACGGGTCGAGCTGGGCGGTGTTCCAGCGGCAGTACCGGGCGGACGGCACCCCGGAGACCGGCGAGCAGGTCGTCAACACGGTGACCAGCGGGCCGCAGATCGAGCCGGTGTACGCCCGCGGGGTGCTCGGGAACTACGACCTGTTCTGGTCCGGGACGATGGCCGAACACGTGGACGGGATCGGCGGCCGGGCGTTCGGGATCAACGCCGTCCCGACGGCGCCGAACATGACCGGGCCGGGCGGCCCGGTCGACGGGAACGAGCGGGCCCCGCTCGTCCTGCCGGTCACGATCGCCGCCGCCGACCTCGACGTGTTCGAGACCCTCTCGGTCGTGATCACCGGCGTGCCGGACTACGCCACCCTGTCGGCCGGGGTGAAGCAACCGGACGGGTCGTGGGTCCTCGCGCCGGGCGACCTGGCGGGGCTCACCGTCCAGTTCTCCCACGAGGGGACCGCGACGCTGACCATCACCGGCGTCGCGACGGAGGACAAGACCGGCCGGGAGGCGACCACGGTTCTGACCGTGCCCATGACCGCCGCGAACGTCGACTCGTTCGCGGTCGATGCCGGGTCGGTGGCCGGGATCGAGCGGAAGCTGCTCCCACTCCCGATCGGGATCGTCGAATCGACTCCGGGGATCTACGAGGTCCTGTCCGTGGTCGTCGCGGGCCTCCCCGCCGACGCCACGCTCTCCGGCGGGATCCGGCGGACCGACGGGAGCTGGGAACTGACCGCGGCGCAGCTTCCGGGGCTGACGGTCCGGGCGGCGCGCGAGGGCGCGGCCACCCTCGGAATCACCATCACCGCCCGCGACCGCGACTCCGACCGGCTCGAGATCCGGACCCGGCTGGTGACCTTCACCGCCGCCAACGTGGACGTCTACGCGGTGGGTGGCGGGGGGAGCGGCCTCGTCCGGCAGTACGGGCTGGACGGGGCGTTGATCCGCGAGATCGACGCCTTCCCCGGGTTCACCGGCGGCGTCCACGTGGCGACGGGTGACCTGACCGGCGACGGGGTGCCGGACCTGATCGTCGGGGCCGGCCCGGGCGGCGGGCCGCACGTCAAGGCGTACGACGGGGCGACCGGGGCCCAGGTCCGCAGCTTCTTCGCCTACGACCCGACGTTCCGCGGCGGGGTGATCGTGGCCGCGGGGGACCTGGACGGCGACGGCGTCGCGGAGATCGTGACCTCCCCGACCGAGGGCGGCGGCCCGCACATCCGGGCGTTCGACGGGGTCACCGGGGCCGAGGTGCGGTCGTTCTTCGCCTACGACTCGAGCCTCCGGAACGGGGCGAGCGTGGCGGTCGGGGACGTGACCGGGGACGGGAAGGCGGACATCATCACCGCCCCGCTGGCCGGCGGCGGGCCGCACGTCAAGGTGTTCGACGGGATCACCCAGGCGGTGGTTCAGTCGTTCCAGGCGTTCGAGGAGTCGTTCCGGGGCGGGGTCTACCTGGCCGTCGGGAACGTGGTCGGGGACGGGCGGATGGACATCATCGCCGGCCCCGGCGACGGCGGCGGGAGCCGGGCCCGAGTGTTCGACGGGCACGACCTGTCGTCGGTCACCGACGTGTTCGCGTTCGGTGACGCGTCCCGGGCCGGCGTGCGGGTCGGGGCGATCGACCGGGACGGGGACGGCCGGAGCGAATTGCTGCTCGGGGCCGGCCCGGGCGACGGGCCGGTGGTCAAGATCCTGGAGCCGATCTCCCTCGACGTGCTCGACACCTTCCTGGCGTTCGACCCGGCCGACCGGAGCGGCGTCTGGGTCGGGTAGTATCCGGTCGTCACCCGCACCCCGCCGAGCCGACGACGGCGGCGGGGTGCGGAGCCATTCGGGTCGGCGGTGCACCGATGACCCGTGACCAGGCGCGGGCCGAGATCTTCGAGCACCTGGAGGCGTTCTACAGCCGCGTCCGCTTAACTCCGTGTCCACTTTTCGTGGGGAAGGCCCGACTGCCTTCGCGTTGCTGGCAACACCCCGTGGACACCTGTGGTCGGCTCTACGACATGAACCGGCAAGCGAGGCGGTGGCCTCCGGACCCGGGCTCGGAGCGAACCACGGCCGCGAGCAGCGCGTTGCCGGCCACCCCCTCGATGCTCCGGAACTCGAGGTACACCTGCCGCCACGTGGCGGCCGCACGGGTCAGGATTCGCACGCCCCCCGCGGACACGTCCTCGCTCACCCCGTCCTCCGCCGCCCCGATCGACCCGTCGGCGCCGACCGGGTGGAGGCGGACGGGGAGCCCCACGGCGTACCGCGGGTGAGCCCGGCGGTCGCGCAGGGTCTCGACCGCCCCGCGGACCGCGGCCAGCACCCCGGGTAGGGCCGCCAGGTACGTTCGCTGGTCGGCCGCGGTCAGCTCGCCGGCCAGCCCCGCGGTGGCGACCGTCTCGGGGCCCGGCGCGGCCCGCTGGACCAGCACCCACAACTCGCCCGCGGCCGCGCCGGAGGAGCCCCGCCCGCTCGGCCCGAGCGGCCGGCGCAGGACCGCCCCCGACTCCCACTCCTCCACGGTCATGCCGAACTGTCGGGCCACGCCGGCCAACTTCGACGGGAGCACCGCCGCCGACGTCGTACACAGGAACCGGCACGACCGCGTCCCGTCCGCCGCCGGCTCGCCCGCGCCGCTCTCGTACCGGGCAGCCGCAACGACCGCCTCGATAAACTCGGCCGCCGACAGGTCGCCGGCGCGGCCCGGCCGCGGCCGCAGCCGCGGGACGAAGGCCACGACCGGCAGGTCGGCCGGCGCCGCGGCCGGCGCGCGGGGGGCGACCCGTGTCTCGGCCGGCGCCGGGGTCACCACAGTGCTGACGGGCGCGGTGCGCGTCTCGGCGCCGAGTTGCAGGTCGGCTACGGTCGTCGGGAACGACAGGACGCCCGACCCCGGGTTCCCACCCCCCGCCGTCGCCACCGCCCGGACGAAGTCGGAGCAACTCGGGAACCGGTCGGCCGGCTCCTTCGCGAGTGCCCGGCCGACCGCCGCCCGGTCGGTCGCCGGGAGCGCCGTCAGGTCCGGCGCACTGCTCACGTGCTGGAGCATCAACTGCTGGGCGGTCCGCCCGGGGTAGGGGAACGCCCCCGTGAGTAGCTCGTAGTAGACGAGCGCGAGGCTGTACTGGTCGGACCGCGCGTCGGCGCTGCCCCGGAGGACCTCGGGGGCGGCGTACTTCGGAGTCAGCCCGGCCTCGGTCGGGCCGGCACCCAGCGCCCGGACGAGGCCGTAGTCGCCGACCTTGACGTGCCCGTCGATGAGGAACAGGTTGGCCGGCTTCACGTCGAGGTGCTGGAGCCCGTACCGGGCCGCGATCACGTCGAGGGCTTCGGCGGCGTCCGCGAGGTAGCGCAGCAGTTCGTCCCGCGGGATGCCGCACCGGCCCCGGCGGCGGCACTCGTCGAACCGGTCCTGGAGCTGGGCGTCGGCCAGCTCCATCACCATGACGAGGTCGCCGCCGATGAGCTCGACCCGCTCCAGCGACAGGAGGAAGGCGTGGCGGAGCGCCCGGACGCGCTCGAACGCGGCCGCCTCCTGACGGAGTTGGTCGCCGCCGCCGGGGACGAACTTGACGGCCTTGTGGAGCCCCCCGGGGGCGACGCACTTCCACACCTCCCCGAACCCGCCCCGGCCGAGCGGCTCGACGAGGACGTACCCGGGGACCGGCTCGTCGCCGGCCTGGCGGTTGGCGGACACGGACGGGTCGATGGCTGGCACGGCCGCTCGGTTACTTCGGGAGGACGAACACGACGCCGCGACCGGGGGAGGAGGGAGGGTCGGTGGATGCCGGCATGGGAACCTCGGGCGGCGCGGGCGCCCTGGAAGCCTAGCTCACCGCGGCCGGCCGCGGGCGGTTCCGGCGGGCATTACGTCCCGCCCTGAGCGAGTTTAAGAGCCCGGAAGAATTCGCCGCCTCCGGCGGCGTGACTGCGCACCACACCAGCAGCGTGCCGTCGCCGGACGCCGACATCAGCCGCGACCCGTCTGCGGCAAAGGCCAGCCCGTGAACCACCTCCGTGGGGCCGCGGTTCCGCCCGCCGGGCCGGGTGGCCGACCTAGAATGACGCTTCGCCGTTATCGTCCGCGGAAGGAATGCCGATGCCGCCCGCCCCGCCGTCCCCGGCTGCGTTCTTCGACCTCGCCAACGCCTACCAGCGGACCGAGGCGCTGAAGGCGGCGGTGGAACTCGACCTGTTCACCCACGTCGCCGCCGGCCGCACCGCGACCGCCGACCTCGCCGCGGCGACCGGCGCGTCCCCGCGCGGCGTCCGCATCCTGGCCGACTACCTGACCGTCGTCGGGCTTCTGCACAAGTCGGCCGACCGCTACGCCCTCACCCCCGACGCCGACGCCTTCCTGAACCGCGCCTCCCCCGCCTACCTCGGCGGGGCGCTCGAGTTCCTCCTCACGCCCCAGCTGCGCGAGTGCTTCCAGTCCCTCACGGCGGCCGTCCGCAAGGGCGGGACGGCGACCTCCGCCGAGGGGACGGTGTCGCACGACAACCCGGTGTGGGTGGCGTTCGCCCGGGCGATGGCCCCGATGATGAGCCTCCCGGCGCGGATCCTCGCCGACCTGGTCGGCGACGGCGAAGAGACCCGGCTGCGCGTGCTCGACGTGGCCGCCGGGCACGGGCTGTTCGGGATCGCCGTCGCCCGCCGCTGCCCGGCCGCCCGCGTCACGGCGCTGGACTGGCCGAACGTGCTGGTGGTGGCGGCCGAGAACGCCGCGCGGGAGGGCGTGGCCGACCGGGTGGCGTTGCTCCCGGGGAGCGCGTTCGAGTTGGACTGGGGCGGGCCGTACGACGTGGTCCTGCTGACGAACTTCCTCCACCACTTCGACCTGCCGACGTGCGAGCGGCTGGCGGCAAAGGCCCACGCGGCCCTCGCCCCGGGCGGCCGGGCCGTTACGCTGGAGTTCGTCCCGGAGCCGGACCGGGTGACGCCGCCGGCGACGGCCGCGTTCGCCCTGACGATGCTCGCCACGACCGCGGCCGGCGACGCGTACACGTTCGCCGAGTACGAGCGGGTGTTCGCCGCGGCCGGGTTCGTGCGGAGCGTGTTCCAGCCCCTCCCGCCGACCACCCAGCAGGCGGTCGTGTCCTACCGGGATTGAACCCCGGTTCGTCTGCCCGACTCGACCCGCCCACGTGGCGGCCCGGGTCGGGCGTCAGGTCGGCAGCGTAGCGCGCGTCGTCGCCCGAGCGGCAGACCGTCAACGCCCGGGCCGCTCGCGTCGTGACCTCCGTGACAGCGCCAAAAAGACGTTGAGACCGATTCGGGCTACCTTAACCGCACTCGCGATCGGTTCCGAATCCCGACACCGCAACCATGTCTCCATCACCGGAGTCCGCCGTTTCGGGGCTGGCTGCCGCACGGGCCGGAGACACGGCCGCCCTCGGCCGACTCCTGGAATCGTACCGGAGCTATCTTCTCCTCCTCGCCAGAATCCAAATCGGCCGACGACTCCAGAGCAAAGCCGACCCGGCCGACGTCGTGCAGGACACCTTCCTCGACGCCCACCGGCAATTCCCGGCGTTCCGGGGGGAGACGGCCGACGCACTCGCCGCCTGGCTCCGTCGCGTCCTTGCCGGCCAGCTCGCCCACCTGGTTCGCCGGTACTTCGGGACGGAGGCCCGGGACGTCCGGCTGGAACAATCCATCGAGCAGGAGCTGGACTCGTCCTCGCAGTCGATCGCCCGCGGGCTGTCGCACCCGGGCACGTCGCCGAGCGAGTCCGCCGCCCGACGGGAAGATCTGGCCCGGCTCGGCGACGCCCTCGAGCGGCTTACCCCGGACTACCGCGACGTGATCCTCCTTCGCCAGCTCGAAGGGCTGCCGTTCGCCGAGGTGGCCCGGCGGATGGGGCGGACCGAGGACGCCGTCCAGAAACTCTGGGTCCGCGGGCTGGTCGCCCTCCGACGCGCCCTCGACGGCAGCCCCTGACCGGTGGCGGATTCCGCCGGCCGGCGGAACTACTGGTGGTGTCACGGCTCGACGCCTGGTGCCCGATGCCCGACCCGACCCCCGACCCCGAATCGGCCGCGGCCGCCGTCGTGGCCGCGTTCCAGGCCGAGTACGACGCCGGCCGGCGGCCGGACCGGGCCGCGTACCTCGCCCGCCACCCGCACCTCGCGGGCGTGCTCGACGACTGCCTGCGGGCGGTCGAGTTCGTCCACGGGGCGGTCCACGGCCCGCCCCCGGCCGCGGTCGGCTCCGGGGCCGTGCTCGGCGACTTCCGGCTCGGGCGGGAACTCGGCCGGGGCGGGATGGGGGTGGTGTTCGAGGCCGAGCAGGTGTCGCTCGGCCGGCGGGTGGCGGTGAAGGTGCTCCTGGCGGCGACCGGGCTCGACGACCGGGCGCGGCGGCGGTTCCGGCACGAGGCGATGGCGGCCGCCGCCCTCCACCACCCGCACATCGTTCCGGTGTACGCGGTCGGGGAGGCGGCCGGCGTCCCATTCCTGGCGATGCATCTGGTGGACGGCCGCTCGCTCGCCGACGTGGTCGCCGGGCTGCGGGCCGGGGCCGCCACCCCGGCCGCCACCACCGCCCCGCCGGCCGCCGACACGGCCCCGCCCGCCACCCCGGCGCCGGGCCGCCCGTTCGCCGCCCCGGCCGGCACCCCCGCGTACTACCGCGAGGTCGCCCGACTGGTCGCCCAGGCGGCCGACGCCCTCCACCACGCCCACGAGTGCGGCATCGTCCACCGCGACGTGAAGCCCGGGAACCTGCTCCTCGACGCCGCCGGCGGCGTGTGGGTGGCCGACTTCGGGCTCGCCAAGCTCCCGGGCAGTGACCTGACCGGCACCGCCGACCTGATGGGCACCGTCCGGTACATGAGCCCCGAACAGGCGGGCGGGCGGGCGGTCGCACTCGACGCCCGCGCGGACGTGTACTCGCTCGGGGTCACGCTGTACGAGCTCCTCACCCTGGAGCCGGCGTTCGCGGCCGACGACCGCCGGGCGCTGCTGCGGAAGGTGCTGGAGGAGGAGCCGCCGCCGCCGCGGACGCGGGCCGCCGGGCTCCCGCCCGAACTGGAGACGATCACCCTCACGGCGATGGCGAAGGAGCCGGCCGAGCGGTACCAGACGGCCGCGGCGTTCGCCGCCGACCTGCGGCTGTTCCTGGCCGACCGGCCGATCACCGCCCGCCCCCCGACCCCGCTCGACCGCGGGCGTAAGTGGGTGCGGCGGAACCGGCCGCTCGTGGTGACGACGACCGCGGCGGCCGTGCTCGGGCTGGCCGCGACGGTCGGGGTGCTGCTGGCGAGCAACGCGGCGATCGAGGCCCGGCGGGGCGAGACCGAGGCGGCGCTCGGCCGGGAGACCGCGGCGTTGGGGAAGGAGACCGACGCCCGCCGCGCCGCCGACGCCGCCCTCGCCGCCGAACAGGCCGCACGGACGGCCGCCCAGCGGACCGTCACGTTGCACACCGTCGCGCACGCCTTCCGGGAGTGGCAGGTGGGGAACCTCGGCCGGGCCGCCGCGCTCCTGGCCGACTGCCCGCCCGAACACCGCCGCTGGGATTGGTATCACCTCGACCACCTCGCCCGGGCGGACGACGGCCGGGTCCCGGGGCTCAGCGGGTTCGAGGTCCGCGGGTTCGGGTTCGACCCCGCCGGCCGGCTCGTCGTCGCCGACACCCGCGGGCTGTCCCGCTTCACGGACTCCGACCCCGCCGTCGTGCCGGTGCGGGTGCCGGCGAACCGGGCCGAGATCGGCCCCGGTGGCACGGTCGCCTTCTACCAGTTGCATGCGCAGCCGGGCAAGGGCCGCGACGGGTTCACCCTGCACGACGTGGACACCCTGGCCGAGAGGGTCCGGTTCGCCGGCCACACCGGCGGGACCGAGGCGGTCGCGTTCGACCCGTCCGGCCGGTGGGTCGTGTCCGGGGGGCGGGACAAGGCGGTCCGGCTGTGGGACGCGGCCACCGCCGCTCCGACGGCGACGATGACCGGGCACGCGAAGATGGTAAGCCAGGTGGCGTTCCACCCGACCCGGCCGGTCGTCGCCTCGGTCGCCGCGGACGGCACGCTCCGGCTGTGGGCGGCGGACACCGGCAAGAGCCTCCGCGTGATCCGGGACGACGGCTTCCGCGTGGCCGGCGGGGAGGTGTCGGTCCACCAGCTCCGCGGCCTCGCCTTCCGCCCGGACGGCCGGCTCGTTGCCGCCGGTCTGGCCGACGGCACGGTCAAGTTCTGGGACACCGACACCGGGGAACTCCGGCTTCAAGTCGCCGCCCACCCCGGCCCGGTGACGGCCGTCGCGTTCAGCCCGGACGGGCGGTGGGTGGCGACGACCGGGATTCACGACAAGGTGATCCGGGTGTGGGACGCGGACTCGGGGCGGCCGGTCCGCGCGCTCCGCGGGCACGACCGGGTGCCGGAGGTCGTCGCCTTCGACCCGACCGGGCGGGCGCTCGTCTCGGCCAGCACCGACACGCCCAGCGCCGTCCGGGCGTGGGACTTGACCACCGCCCCGGAGGCCCGGCCCGTCGGCCGCCAGACGGTGATGGCGGCGAGCCCGACCGGGCTCCCGCCGAACGCCGCCGCCCGGTTCGACCCCACCGGCGACCGGCTGCTCGTGACGGCCGGGACCGGACTGAGCCTGTGGAACCCGGCGACCGGCGAGCGGCTCGGGGCCGGGGCCGCCAGGCCGGAGCCGACGAAGTCGATCGGCCGGTACGTCCTCGGGGCCGGTTTCGCGCCGGACGGCGGGGAGGTGGTGCTCGTGACTCCGACCGGCGGGTGCCGGTGGGCGGCGAGCGACCGCAACCCACGGGAGGCGTTCCCGTTCGTGTCCGTCCAGGGTCGGGGTGCCGCCGGCGTACCCGCCCCGACAATCCCCGACCCGCGGCAGACCTTCAGCGCCCCGTTCACCGGGCAGGCGTCGTTCGCTCGCGACGGCTCCCGTTTCGCCGCCATCGACTGGACCGGCACCGCCCGGCTATACGACGCGGCCGGCACCGCGCTCGCCGAGTTCAAGAGCCCCACCGCGCTGACCCAGTTCGTGACCCTCGCCCCGGGCGGCACCTGGGTGGCGACGGCGGACGTGAAGAAGGTGGTCGGGGTGTGGGACGCGGCCGGCGGCAAGCGGTGGGAGCGGGCGTTCCCGACCCAGGTGATCGTGGCCGCGATCGACCCGGCCGGCGGGCGGCTCGCCGTGAGCACGACCGACGGCGTGGTCGGGCTGTACGACGCCGCCGATGGCCGCCCGCTGCGGGCGCTCCAGGGGGCGGGGCAGTGGGTGCGGAGTCTGGCGTTCAGCCCGGACGGCGAGCGGGTGGTCGGCGGGCTCGGGGACGAGGACGCCCGGGCCGTCGGGCTGCGGGTGTGGGACGCCGACACCGGGCTCGAACTGTTCACCGTCCCGCTCCCGGCGGCGGCCGTCGGGCTCGACTTCCACCCGTCCGGCCGGTCGCTGGCGGTGGTGTCGCGGACCGGCCGGGTGTGGGTGCTCGACGGCGGGCCGCCCGCCCCCGCGGTCGCGGCCGAGGCCCGGCGGCGGCGGCTCGAGTTCTGGCACGACCTGCACGCCACCGAGGCCCAGGCCGAGGGCCGGCTCGGGGCCGCGCTGTGGCACGTCGGGAAGATGCTGGCCGAGAACCCCGGCGACGTCGAGCTCCAGGCCCGCCGCGGCGACCTGATCGCCAAGACCGGCCGGCTCGACGACCTCACCCCCGCCGAGGCGGCGGCGCTGGCCGGGCGGGCGAAGGCGGACGACTTCGCGGTCGCGTTCCCCCTCGCCGCCCGGCTCCTCCGCGACGGCGACCGCGCCTCGTACCGCCGGCTCTGCGACCGCGTCACCGCCCCGGTCGGCGGGCGGGTGCTCGGCCCGCTCACGGCGGCCCACGTCTACCGGCGGTCGCTCGCCTGCCGGCTCGCACTGATGGCCCCCGGCGGGTGCGACCCGGCGGCCATGACGAAGCTCGTCGAAACCGCCATCCCGGCCGAGCTGAACCCGTTCGCCCAATTCTGGCTGCGGGGCATGGCCCGCTACCGGGCGGGCGACGACGCCGGGGCGGTCCGCGACCTGACCGAGGCCGCGCGGCACGACCCGACCGCCCCGTCGCACGCCGTCGCCGACCTGTTCCTGGCGATGGCCCACCACCGGCTCGGGGACGCGGCGACGGCCCGCCGGTGCCTCGCCCGGGCGGACGAGCGGCACCGGGCGACCGGCGCGAACCGCCCGCCGGACGACCCGGTGACGATCGTATTCGCTACCGTCCGTCGGGAGGCGGCGGAGGTGCTCGGCGTGCCGTGACGGCGCACAAACCTCGGCCTGAGTAACGGTCGCGGGTGCAACCGCTGACTAGCTCGGCGGTTCGGGCGGATCCGCGGGCGGCTCTCATTGGTTCTTGGGACGGAGACACCCCGTCCCAAGAAGCATTAACTCTCCAATAAGAAATACTGTTGGACCGACGGCCCGGGACCGCGACAGCTTCCCGCCCGCGGCAGCGGGCGCCGGCTGGACCGGTTCTGCGGAATAATCGGATTCCGCGGCGGATTTCGCCCACCGCCGGAACATCACCTTTCGGACGCC carries:
- a CDS encoding VCBS repeat-containing protein, whose amino-acid sequence is MSNNLRAFRTRTARRSAASLALTQLEDRSTPAALPLAPQFTVAGVTGSEAGPPVVAVVNPAGDFVAAWESLETDGSGVGVYTQAFLADGTPVGTPSLANQTTAGNQSRPTIATDGSGHVVLAWQSESAGGGAYDVYYRTAALDTGGATPVFTLSSTELPANLTTAGSQTNPAAAMDANGVMSLVWQTDQNLATTGLDIYGRYGTYAAGLLGTVDSEISIATGDQRNPTSAMAATGVPAAGDGRAVVAWTGPGPISSEGEATNVVVGTVFAYNAALTLVGPTDAAHTEYQLTAAAQHDQVNAAVAMTPDGRFVLVWQAEGQQGSGSDVFSRRFDANGDGLDATNVLVNTVTSQPQRGPAVGIDAGGNYFVTWQSQGADSKSWGIVGRAFLADGTELRADFIVNVNEQGPQTSPAVAVGPNGNAVAVWAGPFVPSHGGTEGEEGVEGEGGHQPSLFARRFGATGSTDVAPGIGAVNVNGLEFQLAVVGAGEDVPAAAAILSDGTYVVVWQAFEEADDASGFGVYGQRVAADGTLIGAKFLVNTTTLGYQSHPAVAALPGNGFVVVWQTETRTANGYDVVGRVFTQDGAGALVPGAEFVVNEATLTGHQTAPAVASDAAGNFVVVWQSDAQDATEDLTEIYGRRFATSGTTATPLAAEFRVNTETATTQYSPQVAMNAAGQFAVAWVSDHNVVNDPTDTEKSVFVRWYGADGVAPNPEFLANVYTKDAQEHPAIGIDAAGDLVVAWQSINQATGTGVSWDVFARQFRPDGTSPQAQEFQVNETVAAPQRFPAVGVDGAGRFAIAWQTINQDGSSWAVFQRQYRADGTPETGEQVVNTVTSGPQIEPVYARGVLGNYDLFWSGTMAEHVDGIGGRAFGINAVPTAPNMTGPGGPVDGNERAPLVLPVTIAAADLDVFETLSVVITGVPDYATLSAGVKQPDGSWVLAPGDLAGLTVQFSHEGTATLTITGVATEDKTGREATTVLTVPMTAANVDSFAVDAGSVAGIERKLLPLPIGIVESTPGIYEVLSVVVAGLPADATLSGGIRRTDGSWELTAAQLPGLTVRAAREGAATLGITITARDRDSDRLEIRTRLVTFTAANVDVYAVGGGGSGLVRQYGLDGALIREIDAFPGFTGGVHVATGDLTGDGVPDLIVGAGPGGGPHVKAYDGATGAQVRSFFAYDPTFRGGVIVAAGDLDGDGVAEIVTSPTEGGGPHIRAFDGVTGAEVRSFFAYDSSLRNGASVAVGDVTGDGKADIITAPLAGGGPHVKVFDGITQAVVQSFQAFEESFRGGVYLAVGNVVGDGRMDIIAGPGDGGGSRARVFDGHDLSSVTDVFAFGDASRAGVRVGAIDRDGDGRSELLLGAGPGDGPVVKILEPISLDVLDTFLAFDPADRSGVWVG
- a CDS encoding serine/threonine-protein kinase produces the protein MPAIDPSVSANRQAGDEPVPGYVLVEPLGRGGFGEVWKCVAPGGLHKAVKFVPGGGDQLRQEAAAFERVRALRHAFLLSLERVELIGGDLVMVMELADAQLQDRFDECRRRGRCGIPRDELLRYLADAAEALDVIAARYGLQHLDVKPANLFLIDGHVKVGDYGLVRALGAGPTEAGLTPKYAAPEVLRGSADARSDQYSLALVYYELLTGAFPYPGRTAQQLMLQHVSSAPDLTALPATDRAAVGRALAKEPADRFPSCSDFVRAVATAGGGNPGSGVLSFPTTVADLQLGAETRTAPVSTVVTPAPAETRVAPRAPAAAPADLPVVAFVPRLRPRPGRAGDLSAAEFIEAVVAAARYESGAGEPAADGTRSCRFLCTTSAAVLPSKLAGVARQFGMTVEEWESGAVLRRPLGPSGRGSSGAAAGELWVLVQRAAPGPETVATAGLAGELTAADQRTYLAALPGVLAAVRGAVETLRDRRAHPRYAVGLPVRLHPVGADGSIGAAEDGVSEDVSAGGVRILTRAAATWRQVYLEFRSIEGVAGNALLAAVVRSEPGSGGHRLACRFMS
- a CDS encoding class I SAM-dependent methyltransferase encodes the protein MPPAPPSPAAFFDLANAYQRTEALKAAVELDLFTHVAAGRTATADLAAATGASPRGVRILADYLTVVGLLHKSADRYALTPDADAFLNRASPAYLGGALEFLLTPQLRECFQSLTAAVRKGGTATSAEGTVSHDNPVWVAFARAMAPMMSLPARILADLVGDGEETRLRVLDVAAGHGLFGIAVARRCPAARVTALDWPNVLVVAAENAAREGVADRVALLPGSAFELDWGGPYDVVLLTNFLHHFDLPTCERLAAKAHAALAPGGRAVTLEFVPEPDRVTPPATAAFALTMLATTAAGDAYTFAEYERVFAAAGFVRSVFQPLPPTTQQAVVSYRD
- a CDS encoding sigma-70 family RNA polymerase sigma factor, with translation MSPSPESAVSGLAAARAGDTAALGRLLESYRSYLLLLARIQIGRRLQSKADPADVVQDTFLDAHRQFPAFRGETADALAAWLRRVLAGQLAHLVRRYFGTEARDVRLEQSIEQELDSSSQSIARGLSHPGTSPSESAARREDLARLGDALERLTPDYRDVILLRQLEGLPFAEVARRMGRTEDAVQKLWVRGLVALRRALDGSP
- a CDS encoding protein kinase domain-containing protein, whose amino-acid sequence is MVSRLDAWCPMPDPTPDPESAAAAVVAAFQAEYDAGRRPDRAAYLARHPHLAGVLDDCLRAVEFVHGAVHGPPPAAVGSGAVLGDFRLGRELGRGGMGVVFEAEQVSLGRRVAVKVLLAATGLDDRARRRFRHEAMAAAALHHPHIVPVYAVGEAAGVPFLAMHLVDGRSLADVVAGLRAGAATPAATTAPPAADTAPPATPAPGRPFAAPAGTPAYYREVARLVAQAADALHHAHECGIVHRDVKPGNLLLDAAGGVWVADFGLAKLPGSDLTGTADLMGTVRYMSPEQAGGRAVALDARADVYSLGVTLYELLTLEPAFAADDRRALLRKVLEEEPPPPRTRAAGLPPELETITLTAMAKEPAERYQTAAAFAADLRLFLADRPITARPPTPLDRGRKWVRRNRPLVVTTTAAAVLGLAATVGVLLASNAAIEARRGETEAALGRETAALGKETDARRAADAALAAEQAARTAAQRTVTLHTVAHAFREWQVGNLGRAAALLADCPPEHRRWDWYHLDHLARADDGRVPGLSGFEVRGFGFDPAGRLVVADTRGLSRFTDSDPAVVPVRVPANRAEIGPGGTVAFYQLHAQPGKGRDGFTLHDVDTLAERVRFAGHTGGTEAVAFDPSGRWVVSGGRDKAVRLWDAATAAPTATMTGHAKMVSQVAFHPTRPVVASVAADGTLRLWAADTGKSLRVIRDDGFRVAGGEVSVHQLRGLAFRPDGRLVAAGLADGTVKFWDTDTGELRLQVAAHPGPVTAVAFSPDGRWVATTGIHDKVIRVWDADSGRPVRALRGHDRVPEVVAFDPTGRALVSASTDTPSAVRAWDLTTAPEARPVGRQTVMAASPTGLPPNAAARFDPTGDRLLVTAGTGLSLWNPATGERLGAGAARPEPTKSIGRYVLGAGFAPDGGEVVLVTPTGGCRWAASDRNPREAFPFVSVQGRGAAGVPAPTIPDPRQTFSAPFTGQASFARDGSRFAAIDWTGTARLYDAAGTALAEFKSPTALTQFVTLAPGGTWVATADVKKVVGVWDAAGGKRWERAFPTQVIVAAIDPAGGRLAVSTTDGVVGLYDAADGRPLRALQGAGQWVRSLAFSPDGERVVGGLGDEDARAVGLRVWDADTGLELFTVPLPAAAVGLDFHPSGRSLAVVSRTGRVWVLDGGPPAPAVAAEARRRRLEFWHDLHATEAQAEGRLGAALWHVGKMLAENPGDVELQARRGDLIAKTGRLDDLTPAEAAALAGRAKADDFAVAFPLAARLLRDGDRASYRRLCDRVTAPVGGRVLGPLTAAHVYRRSLACRLALMAPGGCDPAAMTKLVETAIPAELNPFAQFWLRGMARYRAGDDAGAVRDLTEAARHDPTAPSHAVADLFLAMAHHRLGDAATARRCLARADERHRATGANRPPDDPVTIVFATVRREAAEVLGVP